From the genome of Pelagicoccus sp. SDUM812003, one region includes:
- a CDS encoding Gfo/Idh/MocA family oxidoreductase: protein MNELTRRELIKTSALAAAGAVVFPHILMGGSKLAANEKVNVAFVGAGGRGKNNIQALAGENIVALCDVDDERAAEMRAEFPKAKAFKDYRVMLDQMGAEIDAVVITTPDHMHYPIAMWAIAHGKHVYCEKPLTRCIWEARELRRAAKEAGVISQMGNQGHTYAGLRLIQEWYQAGILGEVKNTYHWTNRPFWPQGYLDRGSDPVPAHLDYELWLGVAPKKSYSSRIVPFNWRGWRDYGCGSIGDMACHIMDSAYSGLGLGYPDWVETQATRFNQSTFPSAMTTQMFFKGRDGRSDITTHWFEGGPKPLGIPHVPDDFFDSDAYGSDTNNGSFIVGEDITLYTDTYSGSVRVFPDETFQEIKPSLPPKTLPRIKGGPQKEFADAIREGGMPGSNFDYAAPFTEVALLGNVSLFAGTRIEYDPVKMKVKNNRKANKFLYSLYDYDKSFLTD, encoded by the coding sequence ATGAACGAACTAACTCGTCGAGAGCTTATCAAGACCTCTGCTTTGGCCGCGGCTGGGGCCGTAGTATTTCCCCATATCCTGATGGGCGGTAGCAAGCTGGCCGCAAACGAAAAGGTGAACGTCGCCTTCGTGGGCGCCGGCGGACGCGGCAAGAACAACATCCAAGCGCTCGCGGGCGAAAACATCGTGGCGCTCTGCGACGTCGATGACGAGCGGGCAGCGGAGATGCGAGCCGAGTTTCCCAAGGCCAAGGCCTTCAAGGACTATCGCGTCATGCTGGACCAGATGGGGGCCGAGATCGACGCGGTGGTGATCACCACGCCGGATCACATGCACTATCCCATCGCCATGTGGGCCATCGCCCACGGCAAGCACGTCTACTGCGAGAAGCCGCTGACGCGCTGCATTTGGGAAGCTCGCGAACTGCGGCGAGCGGCCAAGGAGGCGGGCGTGATTTCTCAGATGGGAAATCAAGGCCACACCTACGCGGGCTTGCGCCTGATCCAGGAGTGGTACCAGGCGGGAATTCTTGGAGAGGTGAAAAACACCTACCACTGGACCAACCGGCCCTTCTGGCCGCAAGGCTATCTGGACCGTGGCAGCGATCCGGTGCCCGCTCACCTCGATTACGAGCTCTGGCTGGGCGTGGCCCCCAAGAAAAGCTACTCCAGCCGCATCGTTCCTTTCAACTGGCGCGGCTGGCGTGACTACGGCTGTGGCAGCATCGGCGACATGGCGTGCCATATCATGGACTCCGCCTACAGCGGTCTCGGACTCGGCTACCCGGACTGGGTGGAAACGCAGGCCACTCGCTTCAACCAGAGCACCTTCCCCTCGGCCATGACCACCCAGATGTTCTTCAAGGGCCGGGACGGCAGGTCGGATATCACCACGCATTGGTTCGAGGGCGGCCCGAAGCCGCTGGGCATCCCCCACGTGCCGGACGACTTCTTCGATTCCGACGCCTACGGCAGCGATACCAACAACGGCAGCTTCATCGTCGGAGAGGACATCACTCTCTACACCGATACCTACAGCGGATCGGTGCGCGTCTTTCCGGACGAGACGTTCCAGGAGATCAAGCCCAGCCTGCCGCCCAAGACCCTGCCGCGCATCAAGGGCGGTCCGCAAAAGGAGTTCGCCGACGCCATCAGGGAAGGCGGCATGCCCGGCTCCAACTTCGACTACGCCGCCCCCTTCACCGAAGTCGCCCTGCTCGGAAACGTATCTCTCTTCGCCGGCACCCGCATCGAGTACGATCCGGTGAAAATGAAGGTAAAAAACAACCGCAAAGCGAATAAGTTTCTATATAGCTTGTATGACTACGATAAATCGTTCTTAACTGATTAA
- a CDS encoding DoxX family membrane protein, giving the protein MSRKSPTRNGSPLYWSAESWAIISLRLFLSLRFILAGLGKFKGEEGYSFENYYQGVIPWMTSTFAEKTNLPGFLVVPYAYTIGYVEIILGVLLLLGIKTKYVLALFALTFVSLAYGQMLLGDGKSVSDLAIHLMITAAALYLVRHNKLEALR; this is encoded by the coding sequence ATGTCTCGCAAATCCCCTACCCGCAACGGCTCTCCCCTCTACTGGTCCGCCGAAAGCTGGGCGATCATCTCCCTGCGCCTCTTCCTCAGCCTTCGTTTCATCCTCGCCGGACTAGGAAAATTCAAAGGCGAAGAGGGCTACTCCTTCGAAAACTACTACCAAGGCGTCATTCCTTGGATGACCAGCACCTTCGCCGAAAAGACCAACCTGCCAGGCTTCCTGGTCGTCCCCTACGCCTACACCATCGGCTACGTCGAGATCATCCTCGGAGTCCTCCTTTTGCTCGGCATCAAGACGAAGTACGTGCTCGCTCTGTTCGCGTTGACCTTCGTCTCGCTCGCCTACGGACAGATGCTGCTCGGAGATGGGAAAAGCGTATCCGATCTCGCCATACATTTGATGATCACCGCTGCGGCCCTTTATCTCGTCAGACACAACAAGCTGGAAGCCCTGCGCTAA
- a CDS encoding discoidin domain-containing protein has protein sequence MKKKLITLSLATALAFPLFAEKAPINLEFPPPFLSGTPVPINLPNLESPDAPQPEIMAPADIENIAYEKEVTSSDDFPIIGELELVTDGDKESEEGYFVELAQGLQWVQIDLEEPATLYGIGVWHFHTQKRAYVDMVIQVSNDPEFEEGVTTIFNNDHDNSAGFGVGKDMAYIETNKGKLINAKQATGRYVRLYSDGNTSNEMNHYVEVEVFGVY, from the coding sequence ATGAAAAAGAAACTCATAACACTTTCTCTCGCCACCGCGCTGGCGTTTCCTCTCTTCGCGGAGAAGGCGCCGATCAACCTTGAATTCCCTCCACCGTTTCTAAGCGGTACGCCGGTGCCGATCAACCTGCCGAATCTGGAATCGCCCGACGCCCCTCAGCCGGAGATCATGGCCCCAGCGGATATCGAAAACATCGCGTACGAAAAGGAAGTCACCTCCAGCGACGACTTTCCCATCATCGGCGAGCTGGAGCTGGTCACCGATGGCGACAAGGAGAGCGAGGAAGGTTATTTCGTCGAGTTGGCCCAAGGGCTGCAGTGGGTTCAGATCGACCTGGAAGAGCCAGCGACCCTTTATGGGATCGGCGTTTGGCACTTCCACACTCAAAAGCGAGCTTACGTGGACATGGTGATTCAGGTATCGAACGATCCTGAGTTCGAAGAGGGTGTGACCACGATTTTCAACAACGACCACGACAATTCCGCTGGGTTCGGCGTCGGCAAGGACATGGCCTACATCGAGACCAACAAAGGCAAGCTGATCAATGCCAAGCAGGCGACCGGTCGCTATGTTCGATTGTATTCAGATGGCAATACCAGCAACGAGATGAATCACTACGTCGAGGTCGAGGTGTTTGGCGTCTACTAA
- a CDS encoding FAD:protein FMN transferase, with amino-acid sequence MLKIKEDASQHRFRHEAMATEVQLWLGGVDFEYAKQVAYECFQRIDEVESKLSLYQESSDVTRINRARADEVVTVSSECIECLQLASRASALSGGLFNPFLGREALFAKGNAPSFLSLGERVAGRGDLAAIEIDPATRRVRKGLDGWLLDLGGVGKGYALDACIEILDDWEVEVSLFSIGGSTLLFRSTDRGERWEGTLGDAFDFSIGRGALASSGLGFQEEHIIDPASGQSGCLWSRSYAHADSAGLADAMSTAAMLMPLERIQAANSGSSPVALAVEDEEGRLIEGSRFVEAFDPLRGRDEKP; translated from the coding sequence ATGCTTAAAATAAAGGAGGATGCCAGCCAGCACCGCTTTCGCCACGAAGCGATGGCTACGGAAGTGCAGCTTTGGTTGGGCGGCGTGGATTTCGAGTACGCCAAGCAGGTCGCCTATGAGTGCTTTCAGCGTATCGACGAAGTGGAATCCAAGCTCAGTCTGTATCAGGAAAGCAGCGACGTGACCCGAATAAACCGAGCGAGGGCGGACGAGGTGGTGACGGTTTCCAGCGAGTGCATCGAATGCTTGCAGCTGGCAAGTCGCGCGAGCGCCCTGAGCGGTGGATTGTTCAATCCGTTTCTGGGACGAGAAGCGTTGTTCGCGAAGGGAAACGCTCCATCGTTTCTTTCGCTTGGCGAGCGGGTTGCGGGGCGCGGCGACTTGGCGGCGATCGAGATTGACCCGGCAACGCGTCGCGTGAGGAAAGGGCTCGATGGATGGTTGCTCGACTTGGGAGGCGTGGGGAAAGGGTACGCTCTCGATGCGTGTATCGAGATTTTGGACGATTGGGAGGTCGAGGTATCTTTATTCAGTATCGGCGGCAGCACGCTGCTGTTTCGCTCGACCGATCGGGGCGAACGTTGGGAGGGTACGCTTGGCGATGCGTTCGACTTTTCGATAGGGAGAGGAGCTCTGGCTAGTTCGGGACTGGGGTTCCAGGAGGAGCACATCATCGATCCCGCTAGCGGACAAAGCGGCTGCCTCTGGTCGCGCTCCTATGCGCATGCAGACTCCGCGGGACTGGCTGACGCGATGAGCACCGCCGCCATGCTGATGCCCTTGGAGCGTATTCAAGCTGCCAATTCAGGATCGAGCCCAGTCGCCCTGGCGGTGGAGGATGAGGAGGGGCGTTTGATCGAAGGCAGTCGTTTCGTCGAAGCCTTCGACCCTCTCCGTGGTCGCGATGAAAAACCCTAG
- a CDS encoding bile acid:sodium symporter produces MITPLEESLLKAMILFIMFGLGCSLSTTDFKEALKNPKAVIVGFLSQYLIMPALAFGMAKFFEMSNAWAIGIIIVACCPSGTTSSLFNYFAKGDLALSISLSSITTGAALLAMPILLTVYTAPFEADNLRVDIKSVMLSLVACLLPVAGGMYLRYKSERWAKNMEETGAALGIIVILFLILSWLPRNFDSMINSDASILFTSIGLGLGGFLFGYYFSRFLGMNRRRCRTVALETGIQNGPLAFAIILLSFPDKQMANTILWPALLYSFFIVNTATVVTYFMRRLSRKEWFHFENDEVKNALFTQGWLRP; encoded by the coding sequence ATGATTACCCCCCTGGAAGAAAGCCTCCTTAAGGCGATGATCCTCTTCATCATGTTCGGGCTGGGCTGCTCGCTTTCCACCACGGACTTCAAAGAGGCCCTGAAAAACCCGAAGGCGGTCATCGTGGGCTTCCTTTCGCAGTACCTCATCATGCCGGCCCTCGCTTTCGGCATGGCCAAGTTCTTCGAAATGAGCAACGCCTGGGCCATCGGCATCATCATCGTCGCCTGCTGCCCCTCCGGCACCACCTCCAGCCTCTTCAACTACTTCGCCAAAGGCGATCTCGCCCTCAGCATCTCGCTCAGCTCCATCACCACCGGAGCCGCTCTGCTAGCGATGCCTATCCTACTCACCGTCTACACCGCGCCCTTCGAAGCGGACAACCTACGGGTGGACATAAAAAGCGTCATGCTCTCCCTCGTGGCCTGCCTGCTGCCGGTAGCGGGCGGCATGTATCTACGCTACAAGAGCGAGCGATGGGCCAAGAACATGGAGGAAACCGGGGCCGCTCTGGGCATCATCGTCATCCTGTTTCTCATCCTCAGCTGGCTCCCGCGCAACTTCGACAGCATGATCAACAGCGACGCCTCGATTCTGTTCACCAGCATCGGATTGGGCCTTGGCGGATTCCTCTTCGGCTACTACTTCAGCCGCTTCCTCGGCATGAACCGCCGACGTTGCCGCACCGTCGCATTGGAAACGGGCATCCAGAACGGTCCCCTGGCCTTCGCCATCATCCTGCTCAGCTTTCCGGACAAGCAAATGGCCAACACCATCCTTTGGCCAGCCCTGCTCTACTCCTTCTTCATCGTCAACACCGCCACCGTCGTCACCTACTTCATGCGGCGCCTCAGCCGCAAGGAATGGTTCCATTTCGAGAACGACGAAGTGAAGAACGCCCTTTTCACCCAAGGCTGGCTTCGCCCCTGA
- a CDS encoding flippase activity-associated protein Agl23, which translates to MVGVAATLRHRDAHFRMYHADEGVQSYQAWRLIEEGDYRYDPAEHHGPLLYFATEWAAPFLKDEAGALSDASMRRIPMAFSLVTLLFGVLLLRRYGSGAALLWGSICAIAPLAVIYGAYYIQESLLAFFTLAALYSLFRYLEKGTWPSSLALGSSLGLMHVTKETGWIHFLAMVIAATLLLVVSRSRLARGVNLKLVATHAAAGLAIVAALHVLFFSSFFSHPSGIVDGVVSFFHYAERSQGQGHEKPFLFYLSFFLPRTLEGIAWGELFLLMAIAGGAGAALYFDRKAKTEAARFRLFVCLFSLVLVLLYSLIPYKNPWLLLTPYLGLAYVAASGVMRLSELTLKGRRLGVALATVATALCLGELWIRCDLAVNRYASASRNPYLYVHTTPRYERLLERLDRLERAYGRETLALGVYAPDGAWPLPWHLRDWESVGYWRTVDERPELDLEIFDTRLLDAVEMGGDDEALWELHGLRPNTLLALRVTKPFDRALIQREE; encoded by the coding sequence ATGGTGGGCGTCGCGGCGACCTTGCGTCATCGCGACGCCCATTTTCGCATGTACCATGCGGACGAAGGGGTTCAGTCCTATCAGGCTTGGCGTCTGATAGAGGAAGGCGACTATCGCTACGATCCGGCCGAACACCATGGACCGCTGCTCTATTTCGCGACCGAATGGGCTGCTCCGTTTCTCAAAGACGAGGCGGGAGCCCTCAGCGACGCCTCCATGCGTCGCATCCCCATGGCGTTCAGCTTGGTCACGCTGCTTTTCGGAGTGCTTCTCCTTCGACGCTACGGAAGCGGCGCAGCGCTGCTGTGGGGCTCCATCTGCGCGATCGCTCCATTGGCTGTAATCTACGGGGCGTATTACATTCAGGAGAGCCTTTTGGCGTTCTTCACTCTCGCCGCATTGTATTCGCTTTTTCGTTACTTGGAAAAAGGGACCTGGCCAAGCTCTCTAGCTTTGGGAAGCTCGCTCGGACTGATGCACGTGACGAAAGAGACGGGCTGGATTCACTTCTTAGCGATGGTGATTGCAGCGACGCTGCTGCTTGTCGTATCGAGAAGTCGATTGGCCCGAGGGGTCAATCTAAAGCTCGTGGCAACGCATGCTGCTGCAGGACTCGCGATAGTGGCGGCGCTTCACGTTCTGTTCTTTTCGTCCTTCTTTTCCCATCCTAGCGGTATTGTCGATGGCGTTGTATCCTTTTTTCACTACGCCGAGCGTTCTCAAGGTCAGGGGCATGAAAAACCGTTTCTTTTCTATCTGAGCTTCTTTTTGCCCAGGACGCTGGAGGGAATCGCTTGGGGCGAGCTATTTCTTCTGATGGCGATTGCGGGTGGAGCGGGCGCTGCGCTTTATTTCGATCGAAAGGCGAAAACGGAAGCGGCTCGCTTCCGCCTTTTCGTGTGCTTGTTTTCGCTCGTTCTGGTTCTATTGTATTCGCTGATTCCCTACAAGAATCCTTGGTTGCTCTTGACCCCATACTTGGGGCTCGCTTATGTGGCTGCGAGCGGGGTGATGCGCCTTTCGGAGCTCACGTTGAAAGGGCGGCGCCTAGGAGTCGCTTTGGCGACGGTCGCTACTGCCCTTTGCCTGGGCGAGTTGTGGATTCGCTGCGATCTAGCGGTGAATCGCTATGCGAGCGCCTCGCGCAATCCCTATTTGTATGTTCATACCACGCCTCGATACGAGCGACTGCTCGAGCGCCTGGATCGGCTTGAACGGGCCTACGGCCGGGAGACGCTAGCGCTCGGGGTGTACGCTCCGGATGGAGCATGGCCCTTGCCCTGGCACTTACGGGATTGGGAATCGGTCGGCTACTGGAGGACTGTCGATGAACGACCGGAACTCGATCTTGAGATTTTTGACACGCGCCTGCTCGACGCTGTCGAAATGGGGGGCGACGATGAGGCTCTGTGGGAGTTGCACGGTTTGCGGCCGAACACCCTTCTTGCCCTTCGGGTGACGAAGCCTTTCGATAGGGCGTTGATTCAAAGGGAGGAGTAG
- a CDS encoding AMP-binding protein: protein MKFTGIAADNLAEVYRLAAQRYGEKPAFATRVKSGVFVPVSYQDLYDFGLYLGTALIEIGVKARDHVALLSDNRVEWNIADYAILMAGAADVPRGTDITYQEIEYILNHSDSKVVFVEDKRLLDRVIRMMPKLDRVEHLVLMDPKVEAPKGVLHLYSLVERGKALRKQGDRQIEQRMAQIKSDDLFTLIYTSGTTGTPKGVQLTHANMASQVRNLPFPLEPDDRLLSILPVWHSYERVFHMIAISNGCCTYFTSLRTIADDLKKVKPTIMASAPRLWENLYLRIMKNVRESHWIRRGLFRAAYYCSRKVKGSTFYLTGREMDLTGRSLAERAGKAILSVLKILVFLPLYVALNAVVLEKLRQIVGGSFKGTVSGGGALQPHVDEFFNYIGIPVKEGYGLTETSPVVAVRTVRKLVIGTVGPLYDETEVRIVDLNTGEILFPNSKYKGEGRGLKGEVHVKGPQVMKGYYKNPEATERVLKDGWFNTGDIGIFTFNDCLKIVGRSKDTIVLLNGENIEPIPIEAKLCESPLIDQCMVVGQDKKQLGALIVPSVEGLQQLGIAAESLDDLEITRKVLKILHEEAKRYISVDNGFKSYEHIHGIRLLKKPFEVGDEMTNTFKIKRHVVDEKYHHLIQEIYAS from the coding sequence ATGAAGTTCACAGGTATCGCAGCGGATAACTTGGCTGAAGTCTATCGACTGGCGGCCCAACGGTATGGGGAAAAGCCAGCTTTCGCCACTCGAGTGAAAAGCGGCGTTTTCGTGCCCGTGAGCTATCAGGACCTCTACGACTTCGGGCTGTATCTCGGCACTGCTCTGATCGAGATCGGCGTGAAAGCGCGCGATCACGTGGCGTTGCTGTCCGACAATCGGGTGGAGTGGAACATCGCCGACTACGCGATTTTGATGGCGGGAGCGGCGGACGTCCCTCGCGGAACGGATATAACGTATCAGGAGATAGAATACATCCTGAACCATTCCGATTCCAAGGTGGTGTTCGTGGAGGACAAGCGGCTGCTCGACCGCGTCATCCGCATGATGCCCAAGCTGGATCGGGTGGAGCATCTGGTATTGATGGACCCGAAGGTGGAAGCCCCCAAGGGGGTGCTCCATCTGTATTCCCTAGTCGAGCGCGGGAAGGCGTTGCGAAAGCAGGGCGATCGGCAGATCGAGCAGCGCATGGCTCAGATCAAGTCCGACGATCTCTTCACGCTCATCTACACCTCCGGAACGACGGGCACACCCAAGGGGGTGCAGCTCACGCACGCCAACATGGCCTCCCAGGTTCGCAACCTGCCCTTTCCCCTCGAGCCGGACGATCGCCTGCTCTCCATTCTGCCCGTTTGGCACAGCTACGAGCGCGTGTTTCACATGATCGCCATCAGCAACGGCTGCTGCACCTACTTCACCAGCTTGCGCACCATAGCGGACGATCTGAAGAAGGTGAAGCCAACCATCATGGCGTCCGCCCCGCGCCTGTGGGAGAACCTCTATCTGCGCATCATGAAGAACGTGCGGGAGTCGCACTGGATTCGGCGCGGGCTCTTCCGGGCGGCCTACTATTGCTCGCGCAAGGTCAAGGGCTCCACTTTCTATCTGACGGGGCGCGAGATGGATCTGACGGGACGCAGCCTAGCGGAGCGAGCTGGAAAGGCGATTTTGAGCGTATTGAAGATCCTTGTGTTTCTTCCCCTCTACGTCGCTCTCAATGCGGTTGTATTGGAAAAGCTGAGACAGATTGTCGGGGGCAGCTTCAAGGGGACCGTTTCCGGAGGAGGGGCGTTGCAGCCGCACGTCGACGAGTTTTTCAACTACATAGGAATCCCGGTCAAGGAAGGCTATGGCCTCACCGAGACCTCTCCGGTGGTGGCTGTGCGGACGGTTCGCAAGCTCGTGATCGGCACGGTGGGTCCCCTGTACGATGAGACTGAAGTTCGTATCGTGGATCTGAATACGGGAGAAATCCTGTTTCCCAATTCGAAGTACAAGGGCGAAGGCCGTGGATTGAAGGGCGAGGTTCACGTGAAAGGCCCTCAGGTCATGAAGGGCTACTACAAGAATCCGGAGGCGACCGAGCGCGTCCTGAAGGATGGCTGGTTCAATACCGGCGACATCGGCATCTTCACCTTCAACGACTGCCTAAAGATCGTCGGCCGCTCCAAGGACACCATCGTCCTGCTCAACGGCGAGAACATCGAGCCGATCCCCATCGAAGCCAAGCTTTGCGAATCGCCGCTGATCGATCAATGCATGGTGGTGGGGCAGGACAAGAAGCAGCTCGGCGCCTTGATCGTGCCCTCGGTCGAGGGGCTGCAGCAGTTGGGTATCGCGGCCGAGAGCCTGGACGACTTGGAGATCACCCGAAAGGTGTTGAAGATCCTGCACGAGGAGGCGAAGCGCTACATTTCGGTGGATAACGGTTTCAAATCCTACGAGCACATCCATGGAATCCGTTTGCTCAAGAAGCCCTTCGAGGTTGGGGATGAAATGACCAACACCTTTAAGATCAAGCGGCATGTGGTGGACGAAAAGTACCACCATCTGATTCAGGAGATCTACGCGAGCTGA
- a CDS encoding Gfo/Idh/MocA family oxidoreductase, translating to MSEELNTHSMDRRKFIKNSMIAGGGILIAPRFSFAQGSPNDRINVALVGLGVQGRVLLDSMLNIPGLQFRAVCDIWEYSRTYGERKLKKEGYEVNAYENIEDMLAQEKGLDVAIVATPDLWHARHTNLCLKAGLHVYCEKMMARTVEEARSMVVTARETGKLCQIGHQRRSNPRYIHAYENLIKKAKIPGRITNLNGQWNRAVTPDIGWPKKYAIPDETLKRYGYEDMHQFRNWRWFKELSGGPISDLGAHQIDIYNWFLDAQPKSVFASGGADYYPNREWYDNVMVIYEYDTAYGPVRAFYQTLTTTSAGGGYWEYFMGDEGAIKMSENPSLSKIFREERAPDWKKWEDLMYLKQTEAPAPKEDGKIDVRETAPLAAFDIPVVLDKPPHQPHLENFFGAVRGKGKLNADVEHSFKSEVGIFRVNEAVAASSVLTFDKSDFEV from the coding sequence ATGTCAGAAGAATTGAATACCCATTCGATGGACCGCAGAAAGTTTATCAAAAACAGCATGATCGCCGGCGGCGGCATCCTGATCGCCCCACGCTTCAGTTTCGCTCAAGGCTCCCCCAACGATCGCATCAACGTGGCTCTGGTGGGGCTTGGGGTGCAGGGCCGCGTCCTGCTCGACTCCATGCTCAACATCCCGGGGCTGCAGTTCCGCGCCGTTTGCGATATCTGGGAGTACAGCCGTACCTACGGAGAGCGCAAACTGAAGAAGGAGGGCTACGAGGTAAACGCGTATGAGAACATCGAGGACATGCTCGCCCAGGAAAAGGGCTTGGATGTCGCCATCGTGGCCACGCCTGACCTCTGGCACGCTCGTCACACCAACCTGTGTTTGAAGGCAGGTCTTCACGTCTATTGCGAGAAGATGATGGCCCGCACCGTGGAGGAAGCTCGCTCCATGGTAGTGACGGCCCGCGAAACCGGCAAGCTCTGTCAGATCGGCCACCAGCGCCGCAGCAATCCGCGCTACATCCACGCCTACGAAAACTTGATCAAGAAGGCCAAGATTCCCGGTCGCATCACCAACCTGAACGGTCAATGGAATCGAGCGGTCACCCCCGATATCGGATGGCCGAAAAAGTATGCCATTCCGGACGAGACGCTGAAGCGCTACGGCTACGAGGACATGCACCAGTTTCGCAATTGGCGCTGGTTCAAGGAGCTAAGCGGCGGACCGATCTCCGACCTCGGCGCTCACCAGATCGATATCTACAACTGGTTTCTCGACGCTCAGCCAAAGTCGGTTTTCGCCAGCGGCGGAGCGGACTACTATCCCAATCGCGAGTGGTACGACAACGTGATGGTCATTTACGAATACGACACCGCTTACGGTCCGGTTCGCGCCTTCTACCAGACCCTCACCACCACCAGCGCCGGCGGCGGCTATTGGGAGTACTTCATGGGCGACGAAGGAGCCATCAAGATGTCGGAGAATCCCAGCCTGAGCAAAATCTTCCGCGAGGAGCGGGCTCCGGATTGGAAGAAATGGGAGGATCTCATGTATCTGAAACAGACCGAAGCTCCCGCGCCCAAGGAAGATGGCAAGATCGACGTGCGCGAGACCGCGCCGTTGGCGGCTTTCGATATTCCGGTTGTATTGGATAAGCCACCACACCAGCCGCACCTGGAGAACTTCTTCGGCGCGGTGCGCGGAAAGGGCAAACTCAACGCGGACGTGGAGCATTCCTTCAAGAGCGAAGTCGGCATCTTCCGCGTGAATGAGGCGGTAGCGGCGAGCTCTGTGCTCACCTTTGATAAATCCGACTTCGAAGTCTAA
- a CDS encoding LysM peptidoglycan-binding domain-containing protein: MFRLFAYATLSLALLCASAAAATEHRVRRGETLTEIAQAYNITVEAITEANALSNLDQLSVGQRLVIPIAAPSEASYIIRKGDNLSDIAKRFGVTVDEIKAANNIPNANRLQVGQALVIPGVQSEGPANGLSYTIRSGDNLSDIAKRFGVSLSDIKSANRLINPNKLVVGQTIVIPGASAPIASAQISSYTIQKGDNLSDIAQRFGVSLAQLKAANNISDADLISVGQTLSIPSGEPQYVDYRIRNGDSLSDIAQRFRTSPSQLASLNDIRNPSRIRVGQVIRVPATPGMHVHAGGHYPTLDPSVQKTLASIRTKSNQWKHIVIHHSGTRTGTPKGMDRFHREERRMENGLAYHFVIGNGNGMKDGEIYIGDRWKRQIQGGHLSSYALNQISIGICLVGDFQKNRPTRQQLDQLEALVRYLMNRAGVPASRVTTHTLIHPKHTLCPGKNFPIDSFRDSIAN, encoded by the coding sequence ATGTTCAGACTCTTCGCATACGCGACTCTCAGCCTCGCCCTGCTCTGCGCCAGCGCGGCAGCGGCCACGGAGCATCGCGTGCGACGCGGCGAGACCCTCACCGAAATCGCCCAGGCCTACAATATCACCGTAGAAGCGATCACCGAAGCCAACGCTCTCTCAAACCTCGATCAGCTAAGCGTCGGACAACGGCTCGTCATCCCGATCGCCGCCCCCAGCGAAGCCAGCTACATCATTCGAAAAGGCGACAACCTTTCCGATATCGCCAAACGCTTCGGGGTGACGGTGGACGAGATCAAAGCGGCCAACAATATCCCCAACGCTAATCGCCTCCAAGTGGGACAAGCCCTCGTCATCCCGGGAGTCCAGAGCGAAGGGCCAGCGAACGGATTGAGCTACACCATCCGAAGTGGAGACAACCTCTCCGACATCGCCAAGCGCTTCGGAGTCAGCCTTTCCGACATCAAGTCCGCCAACCGCCTCATCAATCCCAACAAGCTCGTGGTCGGGCAAACCATCGTCATCCCCGGAGCCAGCGCCCCGATCGCCAGCGCCCAAATCTCCTCCTACACCATCCAAAAAGGGGACAACCTCTCCGATATCGCCCAGCGTTTCGGAGTCTCGCTGGCCCAACTCAAGGCCGCCAACAACATTTCCGATGCGGACTTGATCAGCGTGGGGCAAACCCTCTCCATCCCCAGCGGCGAACCGCAGTACGTCGACTACAGGATCCGCAACGGCGACAGCCTCTCCGACATCGCCCAACGCTTCAGGACCAGCCCCTCCCAGCTCGCCTCCCTAAACGACATCCGAAACCCGAGCCGCATTCGCGTAGGCCAAGTGATTCGCGTCCCGGCGACCCCTGGCATGCACGTCCACGCTGGCGGGCACTACCCGACTCTCGATCCATCGGTGCAAAAGACGCTGGCCTCCATTCGCACCAAGTCCAACCAGTGGAAGCACATCGTCATCCACCACAGCGGCACGCGCACCGGCACCCCCAAGGGCATGGACCGATTCCACCGCGAAGAGCGACGCATGGAAAACGGGCTCGCCTACCACTTCGTGATCGGAAACGGAAACGGCATGAAGGACGGCGAGATCTACATCGGCGATCGCTGGAAACGCCAGATCCAAGGCGGACACCTCTCCAGCTACGCCCTGAACCAGATCAGCATCGGCATCTGCCTAGTGGGCGACTTCCAAAAAAACCGCCCCACACGCCAGCAGCTGGATCAGCTGGAAGCCCTCGTCAGGTACCTGATGAACCGCGCCGGCGTGCCTGCCTCGCGCGTCACCACCCACACCCTGATCCACCCCAAGCACACCCTCTGCCCAGGGAAGAACTTCCCTATCGATTCCTTTCGCGATTCGATCGCCAACTAG